In Chitinophaga nivalis, a single genomic region encodes these proteins:
- a CDS encoding putative LPS assembly protein LptD: protein MSSSYKNNYKKFFRHTYLTFAGVVIAVPFIIDAFAGNTPHASLVFNKTLADTVPLVPKDSSKRIAPKGLPAKGADSTVLLPGADTAGLVKVDTLFVPKVSKDTLDAPVTYKAKDSIILMVPDKRFYLYGTATTKYKSIDLSAEKMNFDQETGVLEATNAKDTAGKVYGRPVMNDGGQSFESDTLRYNFSSQKAKIYNTRSQYGEGYIHSEQTKKGADNSIFGFRNGYTTCNLDTPHFSFRSRKIKVIPDKLVISGPANLEIEGIPTPLFIPFAIFPITQGQRSGILPPQYVVNQQKGMGLENGGYYFGMGEHMDLTLRGDVYSYGSWSLTASPTYRKRYKYNGGLNLSIANTRFGDPSVKSEFSSSRDFRVTWNHSMDSKARPGVNFGANVNFGTSTYNRYNVFDYNARVNNTIGSSISFSKNWQGKPYNLTVGLTHGQNLSTRDVNITFPDATFTVNTIYPFQPKELIGKPKWYHKLGVSYTTSLRNQANFKDSLFGSKAMLDAMQSGMQHTVPISFSIPVLKTLTFSPSINYTEYWYTKKFVRKWDPNKWNPGLNQLGAIDTSYIPGFSATRDVSFSASLSTAIYGMYAFSKHSKVKAIRHVARPTLSATYRPDLNSKNYYDLQYNKAGDRQRVSYYEGVSGFGVPAEGAFGGINFGLDNNLEMKVFSRKDTSGNHEKKIKLLDGFGITGSYNLVADSFKLSPFNIYARTNLFDKLNISMSGSIDPYQVDARGKRLDKFVWQQGKISLGRLTNASISMSTSFQSKDKKGKEKKIDSIENIQNGDAAFAAQQRQLQMVRNNPGEYVDFDIPWRVDLSYSLSYTNTIMPDSGGVVNRITQYVSFNGDFSLTPKWKIGLNSGFDFTNMQVAYTNMYISRDLHCWQMSINLIPFGTFRQFSITINPKAGILRDLRINRSRQFYDL, encoded by the coding sequence ATGAGCTCTAGCTACAAAAATAATTATAAAAAGTTTTTTCGGCATACATACCTGACGTTTGCAGGTGTGGTGATTGCCGTTCCCTTTATTATAGATGCATTTGCAGGCAATACGCCACATGCATCGCTGGTTTTTAACAAAACTTTGGCAGATACTGTGCCGCTGGTTCCAAAAGACAGCAGCAAACGGATAGCTCCCAAAGGCCTGCCCGCCAAAGGGGCCGACAGCACCGTGCTGTTGCCCGGGGCAGATACAGCCGGTCTGGTAAAGGTGGATACCCTGTTTGTACCAAAGGTATCCAAAGATACCCTGGATGCACCGGTAACCTATAAAGCCAAGGATTCCATCATCCTGATGGTACCTGATAAACGCTTTTATCTGTACGGCACCGCCACTACCAAATACAAGAGCATCGATCTGTCTGCAGAGAAGATGAACTTTGACCAGGAAACTGGTGTACTGGAGGCTACCAATGCCAAAGATACAGCTGGCAAAGTTTATGGCCGCCCCGTGATGAATGACGGCGGACAAAGTTTTGAATCAGATACACTGCGTTACAATTTCAGCTCTCAGAAGGCAAAGATCTATAATACCCGTTCCCAGTACGGAGAAGGTTATATCCATAGTGAACAAACCAAGAAAGGTGCTGATAACAGCATCTTCGGGTTCAGAAATGGCTATACTACCTGTAACCTGGACACTCCGCACTTTAGTTTTCGTTCCCGTAAAATAAAGGTTATACCTGACAAATTAGTTATTTCTGGTCCGGCTAACCTGGAAATTGAAGGGATACCTACGCCGCTCTTCATTCCTTTTGCCATCTTCCCCATTACACAGGGACAGCGTTCAGGTATACTGCCACCGCAGTATGTGGTGAACCAGCAAAAGGGGATGGGACTGGAAAACGGTGGTTACTATTTCGGAATGGGGGAGCATATGGACCTCACCCTGCGTGGAGATGTTTACTCCTACGGTAGCTGGAGCCTTACGGCCAGCCCAACCTACCGAAAGCGTTACAAATACAACGGGGGACTGAATCTCAGTATCGCCAATACCCGCTTCGGTGACCCTTCTGTAAAATCGGAGTTCAGCTCTTCCCGCGACTTCCGGGTTACCTGGAACCACAGTATGGATAGCAAGGCACGTCCCGGGGTGAACTTTGGCGCCAACGTAAACTTTGGTACCTCTACGTATAACCGTTATAATGTTTTTGACTACAATGCCCGTGTAAACAATACCATCGGATCTTCCATCAGTTTTTCCAAGAACTGGCAGGGGAAGCCGTATAACCTGACCGTGGGGCTTACCCATGGCCAGAACCTGAGCACCCGTGATGTGAATATCACCTTCCCGGATGCTACCTTTACGGTGAATACCATCTACCCTTTCCAGCCGAAAGAACTGATCGGCAAACCGAAATGGTATCATAAACTGGGTGTTTCCTATACGACCTCTTTGCGTAACCAGGCCAATTTCAAAGATTCCCTGTTTGGTTCCAAAGCCATGCTGGATGCGATGCAATCGGGTATGCAACATACCGTTCCGATTTCATTTTCCATCCCGGTGTTAAAAACGCTGACCTTTTCACCCAGTATCAACTACACCGAATATTGGTATACCAAAAAATTTGTGCGGAAGTGGGATCCTAATAAATGGAATCCGGGATTAAACCAGCTCGGGGCCATTGATACCTCCTATATACCAGGTTTCAGTGCCACCCGTGATGTGAGTTTCAGTGCTTCCCTGTCTACTGCGATCTATGGCATGTATGCTTTCAGCAAACATTCCAAGGTGAAAGCCATCCGGCACGTAGCCCGTCCTACACTGAGTGCTACCTACCGTCCCGACCTGAACTCGAAAAACTATTATGACCTGCAATACAATAAGGCCGGAGACAGACAACGTGTTTCCTACTACGAAGGGGTGAGTGGTTTCGGTGTGCCGGCAGAAGGAGCTTTCGGCGGTATTAACTTCGGTTTGGACAATAACCTGGAGATGAAGGTATTCTCCCGCAAGGATACTTCCGGCAATCATGAAAAGAAAATAAAACTGCTGGATGGTTTTGGTATCACCGGTAGTTATAACCTGGTAGCCGACTCTTTCAAATTGTCGCCTTTCAATATCTATGCACGTACCAACCTGTTCGATAAACTGAACATCTCTATGAGCGGTAGTATCGATCCTTACCAGGTGGATGCACGCGGAAAGCGCCTGGACAAATTCGTTTGGCAGCAGGGAAAGATCAGTCTGGGCCGGTTAACGAATGCCAGCATTTCCATGAGTACCTCCTTCCAGTCGAAGGATAAAAAAGGAAAAGAAAAGAAAATAGATTCCATCGAAAACATACAGAACGGAGATGCTGCCTTTGCTGCGCAACAGCGGCAGTTACAGATGGTACGTAATAATCCGGGTGAGTATGTAGACTTTGATATTCCATGGCGGGTAGATCTGTCGTACAGTTTGTCTTATACGAATACCATTATGCCGGATTCCGGCGGGGTCGTAAATCGTATAACCCAGTACGTTAGCTTCAACGGTGACTTTAGTCTCACGCCCAAATGGAAGATTGGTTTGAACAGCGGTTTTGACTTTACTAATATGCAGGTGGCCTATACGAATATGTATATATCGCGGGATCTGCACTGCTGGCAGATGTCGATTAACCTGATTCCGTTTGGTACCTTCCGGCAGTTCAGTATTACCATCAACCCGAAAGCAGGTATCCTGCGGGATTTGCGGATAAACCGATCGAGACAGTTCTACGACCTTTAG
- a CDS encoding lysophospholipid acyltransferase family protein yields the protein MLKNILGRIFALYALLLFAGTMLVVFLPIWLLYLWQEPIRTKGFLAIGRVWMKVYMPLIGCPVSRKGLEHFKKDQTYVIVCNHNSLIDVPVTTSGIPGANKTLAKASMGKIPLFNVLYKIGGILVDRSSEASRKQSVEDMKHALSLHLHILLYPEGTRNRTPEPLKPFYDGAFALAIDTQLPLMPSLLFHTRKILPAHKKFFAWPHPIEYHLLPPIPTAGLTRDDLPALKEKVFQLMWHYYTHYDKKWDQVTA from the coding sequence ATGTTAAAAAATATATTAGGCAGAATATTCGCACTGTATGCCCTGCTGCTGTTTGCAGGCACCATGCTGGTTGTATTCCTTCCTATCTGGCTGCTGTACCTGTGGCAGGAACCTATCCGTACTAAAGGCTTCCTGGCCATCGGACGCGTTTGGATGAAAGTGTATATGCCCCTCATTGGCTGCCCTGTCAGCAGAAAAGGCCTGGAACATTTCAAAAAAGACCAGACCTATGTGATTGTCTGCAACCACAATTCCCTCATTGATGTACCGGTAACCACTTCCGGTATTCCCGGCGCCAATAAAACACTGGCAAAGGCATCTATGGGAAAGATCCCGCTATTTAATGTATTATATAAAATAGGCGGCATACTGGTAGACCGCAGCAGTGAAGCCAGCAGGAAACAAAGCGTGGAAGACATGAAACACGCATTAAGCCTGCACCTGCACATCCTGTTGTATCCGGAAGGTACCCGGAACCGGACACCGGAACCGCTGAAACCTTTCTACGACGGCGCCTTTGCGCTGGCCATAGATACACAGCTGCCCCTGATGCCGTCTTTATTGTTTCATACCAGAAAAATACTGCCTGCACATAAAAAGTTCTTTGCCTGGCCGCATCCGATCGAATACCACTTGCTACCGCCCATACCTACAGCGGGGCTCACGAGGGATGATCTGCCGGCTTTAAAGGAAAAAGTTTTTCAGCTGATGTGGCACTATTACACCCATTACGATAAAAAGTGGGATCAGGTAACGGCATAA
- the ung gene encoding uracil-DNA glycosylase: MDVQIESSWKTVLKDEFHKSYFEQIAMFLKHEKALGKTIYPPGNLIFNAFEQTPFDKVKVVILGQDPYHGAGQAHGLSFSVPDGVKPPPSLVNIYKEMHTDLGLEIPTSGNLTKWASHGVLLLNAFLSVRASEPASHSKIGWGDFTDAVIRNISDHKRDVVFLLWGRFAQDKQYLIDATKHHILQAAHPSPFSADKGFFGCRHFSRTNEILAKAGIEPVDWRL, encoded by the coding sequence ATGGATGTACAAATTGAATCTAGCTGGAAAACGGTACTGAAAGATGAATTTCATAAGTCTTATTTCGAGCAGATAGCCATGTTCCTCAAACATGAAAAAGCTTTGGGAAAAACCATCTACCCTCCTGGTAACCTTATTTTCAATGCCTTCGAACAAACCCCCTTCGATAAAGTAAAGGTAGTTATACTGGGGCAGGACCCTTATCATGGTGCCGGACAGGCGCATGGTTTAAGTTTTTCTGTACCCGATGGCGTTAAGCCGCCTCCTTCCCTGGTAAACATCTATAAGGAAATGCATACCGACCTTGGCCTGGAAATACCCACCAGCGGCAACCTCACTAAATGGGCTTCCCATGGCGTACTGCTGCTGAACGCATTCCTGTCTGTACGGGCCAGTGAACCGGCATCGCACAGTAAAATAGGCTGGGGCGATTTCACGGACGCCGTAATCCGCAATATTTCTGATCATAAAAGGGATGTTGTATTCCTGCTGTGGGGCCGCTTTGCCCAGGATAAACAATACCTGATTGATGCCACCAAACATCATATTCTGCAGGCAGCACACCCCTCTCCTTTCAGTGCTGATAAAGGATTTTTTGGTTGCCGGCATTTTTCAAGAACCAATGAAATACTGGCAAAGGCAGGCATTGAACCTGTTGACTGGCGATTATAA
- a CDS encoding GNAT family N-acetyltransferase: MKIYRNLPAEFVKEAGALFATAFETKFSYFLGDRSAIQKIISSLINPSQVIAVVSDTNELMGIAGFSYKKKHMLSIGMKAMIQQYGIVKGIGKIIQLGIYFPNEFPMSYIYIDAVTVKATYRGQGISRILLAELEQIAVEYGVTNLQLDVDVANTVAVKAYEKTGFREAGVQTLSAHAARRIGMTQVSRMLKIVEKQRG; the protein is encoded by the coding sequence ATGAAGATTTACAGAAACCTGCCTGCGGAATTTGTGAAGGAGGCAGGTGCACTATTCGCAACGGCTTTTGAAACCAAATTCAGCTACTTCCTGGGAGACAGATCTGCCATACAAAAAATCATCTCGTCTTTAATCAATCCATCTCAGGTGATAGCCGTTGTCTCAGATACGAATGAGCTAATGGGTATTGCCGGATTCAGTTATAAAAAAAAGCATATGCTGTCTATCGGTATGAAAGCCATGATACAGCAATACGGGATTGTGAAGGGAATTGGTAAAATCATACAGCTGGGCATTTATTTTCCCAATGAATTCCCGATGTCTTATATATACATAGACGCTGTAACAGTAAAAGCCACTTACCGGGGACAGGGAATCAGCCGGATATTGCTGGCAGAACTGGAGCAAATAGCTGTTGAATACGGTGTAACCAATTTACAGCTGGACGTGGATGTGGCTAATACTGTTGCCGTGAAAGCTTATGAGAAGACAGGTTTCCGGGAAGCAGGGGTACAAACGTTAAGCGCACACGCTGCCCGTCGTATTGGTATGACCCAGGTGAGCAGAATGCTTAAAATAGTAGAAAAACAGCGCGGGTGA
- a CDS encoding class I SAM-dependent methyltransferase, whose amino-acid sequence MKQNIYDDPVFFEKYKDLRDNDKGINEWIEQPVMRQLMKIPAGAHVLDIGCGLGHQISYLLQQSPASIIGVDIAEKMLAEVARRIQHPTVELICSAIEDYPIRENHFDLIVSSMTLHYVQDLPELFRHISKGLKPGGQFIFSMEHPVCTAWLKGWIEAEGTKIWPVAEYAREGIRYQHWFVADVIKYHRKLSTIINDLIRAGFQIDHIAEPVPTPEVLVSRPDLAPHLERPPVLIIGTTRQSSL is encoded by the coding sequence ATGAAACAAAATATCTACGATGATCCTGTTTTCTTTGAAAAATACAAAGACCTCCGGGATAACGATAAAGGAATCAATGAATGGATAGAGCAACCAGTGATGAGGCAACTGATGAAAATACCGGCAGGAGCGCATGTCCTGGATATCGGTTGTGGTTTAGGACATCAGATCAGCTATTTGTTGCAACAGTCACCAGCCAGTATCATTGGAGTAGATATTGCTGAAAAAATGCTGGCAGAAGTGGCCCGCAGGATACAACATCCTACCGTTGAACTGATCTGTTCTGCCATAGAAGATTATCCTATCCGCGAAAATCATTTCGACCTGATCGTCAGTTCAATGACCTTGCATTATGTACAGGACTTACCGGAATTGTTTCGCCACATCAGTAAGGGACTTAAACCGGGCGGACAATTTATATTTTCTATGGAGCACCCGGTTTGTACTGCATGGCTGAAAGGGTGGATAGAAGCAGAGGGTACTAAGATCTGGCCGGTAGCCGAATATGCCCGTGAAGGAATAAGATATCAACACTGGTTTGTAGCAGACGTTATAAAATATCACAGAAAACTGAGCACCATCATTAATGATTTAATACGGGCAGGTTTTCAGATAGATCATATCGCAGAGCCGGTACCCACGCCGGAAGTGTTGGTAAGCAGGCCTGATCTGGCCCCGCACCTGGAGCGGCCACCGGTATTAATAATAGGAACTACCAGACAGTCATCATTGTAA
- a CDS encoding cytidine deaminase family protein: MENSNLKQIAQKFAGSKRLNDFIEYGGVAAAIETVGGNIYTGISIDTACSMGFCAEHSAVAEMLKNGENRIKALVAVDANGHAVPPCGRCRELISQLSKENLQATIEVKDGVIVTLAEILPYDWKEDLGRDW; encoded by the coding sequence ATGGAGAACAGTAACCTAAAACAAATCGCACAAAAATTTGCCGGCAGTAAACGGCTAAATGATTTCATTGAATATGGCGGAGTGGCGGCTGCGATAGAAACCGTCGGTGGAAACATTTATACGGGTATCAGTATTGATACGGCCTGTTCGATGGGATTCTGTGCAGAACACAGTGCGGTAGCAGAAATGCTGAAAAATGGAGAAAACCGGATAAAAGCATTGGTAGCGGTAGATGCCAATGGACATGCCGTGCCGCCTTGCGGCAGATGCCGGGAGCTGATTAGTCAACTCTCGAAAGAGAACCTGCAGGCTACGATTGAGGTCAAAGATGGTGTAATCGTTACCTTGGCTGAGATCTTACCATACGATTGGAAAGAAGATCTGGGAAGAGACTGGTAA
- a CDS encoding helix-turn-helix domain-containing protein, with translation MPLSAKIKEINNAQEFKEFYLQDSHYSSCPECGHIAYSHGNGFLEIVTLEDLQQLHTHHIGLQTRRKFYSIILLTAGTVTEVIGHQKYHFGPQSMYFIPENQLHSIETWSEDLQGILCMFDADYFLLCIKHQIKLNQFPFFQLDKVPYIDLSDRETQMMQHLFWKLNSEKCQKTTFNDDLLVRMFLNIILLEAERIYNHKAAEQPYNLSRKEQLVAQFQLLVNQHFLDKKQVNEYAGMLHVHPHYLNDVVKEVSGFPASYFIQQQLIQEAKSRLIQTNDTVSMIAAALNFIDDSYFGRFFKKITGLTPVQYRKQHKHQ, from the coding sequence ATGCCACTTTCTGCTAAAATAAAAGAGATTAATAATGCACAGGAATTCAAGGAATTTTATTTACAGGATTCCCACTATTCCTCTTGCCCGGAGTGTGGTCATATAGCCTATTCTCATGGCAACGGTTTCCTGGAAATTGTAACCCTGGAGGATTTGCAGCAATTGCATACCCATCATATCGGACTGCAGACCCGCCGGAAATTTTACAGTATTATTCTGTTGACTGCTGGTACTGTAACAGAAGTTATCGGACATCAGAAATATCATTTCGGCCCGCAAAGCATGTATTTTATTCCTGAAAACCAGTTGCACTCCATTGAAACCTGGAGTGAAGACCTGCAAGGTATCCTGTGTATGTTTGATGCTGATTATTTTTTACTCTGTATCAAACATCAGATCAAACTGAATCAGTTCCCGTTTTTTCAGCTGGATAAAGTCCCTTATATAGACTTATCAGACCGGGAAACACAGATGATGCAACACCTGTTCTGGAAACTCAATAGTGAAAAATGTCAGAAAACCACTTTTAATGACGACCTGCTCGTCAGAATGTTTCTGAATATCATCTTGCTGGAAGCAGAGCGTATTTATAATCATAAAGCGGCAGAACAACCCTATAACCTGTCGCGGAAAGAACAGCTGGTAGCGCAGTTTCAGCTGCTGGTGAACCAGCATTTTCTGGACAAAAAACAGGTGAATGAATATGCCGGTATGTTGCATGTACATCCACATTATCTGAATGATGTGGTAAAAGAAGTTTCCGGTTTTCCGGCAAGTTATTTTATACAACAGCAATTAATACAGGAAGCCAAATCACGCCTGATACAAACGAATGATACCGTATCAATGATTGCTGCAGCGCTTAATTTTATAGACGATTCTTACTTCGGTCGTTTCTTTAAGAAAATTACGGGTTTAACACCTGTACAATATAGAAAACAACATAAGCATCAATAA
- a CDS encoding thioredoxin family protein: MTNEKNTAQGTESLTLLQFYADWCQPCRMMMPIVESIRQKQYQWLDIQQIDIDREEDMADKYHVRSIPTFVALKNNQEVWRKSALLSEQALVTALSTLR, from the coding sequence ATGACAAACGAAAAAAATACAGCGCAGGGAACGGAATCGTTAACACTATTGCAATTTTATGCGGACTGGTGCCAGCCCTGCAGGATGATGATGCCAATAGTGGAATCTATCAGGCAGAAACAATATCAATGGTTAGATATACAACAGATAGATATTGACAGAGAAGAAGATATGGCCGACAAATACCATGTCCGATCTATACCAACCTTTGTAGCGTTGAAAAACAACCAGGAGGTATGGCGGAAATCAGCGCTGCTATCGGAACAAGCTTTGGTAACGGCATTGTCCACGTTGAGATAG
- a CDS encoding thioredoxin family protein — MNDSNTLKELERPVLLQFTATWCGPCRILSPIIDKVAQAANEVVDVRRIDIDQEQQLASDFLIRGVPTLVLLDKNGDIYWRHTGLLSEKEILRQIAGLP, encoded by the coding sequence ATGAATGATTCAAATACTTTAAAGGAGCTGGAAAGACCGGTACTACTGCAATTTACGGCTACCTGGTGCGGACCTTGCCGCATATTATCGCCTATTATTGATAAGGTAGCGCAGGCCGCAAATGAAGTGGTGGATGTAAGAAGAATAGATATAGACCAGGAGCAGCAACTGGCCAGTGATTTTTTAATCAGAGGTGTGCCAACGCTGGTGCTGCTGGATAAGAACGGTGACATCTACTGGCGACATACCGGATTGCTGTCAGAAAAGGAAATCTTACGGCAAATAGCGGGGCTGCCATGA
- the trxB gene encoding thioredoxin-disulfide reductase: MERIKCLIIGSGPAGYTAAIYAARAALHPVQYTGLQIGGQLTTTNEVDNFPGYPAGVGGVQLMEDLKGQAERFGTVLRNDEIVHIDFNDRPFKVTTSAGEQLLSDTIIIATGATAKWLGLPGETKYFGAGVSACATCDGYFYRNKEVVVVGGGDTAIEEATFLSHLASKVYLLVRKDTFRASQIMQDRLENIDNITVLYNTTLTDVLGDNQLVTDARIYNSSRNQEDVLAVQGIFIAIGHTPNTKIFASDLLLDANGYISTIPGTTKTSIPGVFACGDVQDSEYRQAVTAAGSGCMAAIDAERYLSSRVSKNGIFCVEPNVGISTIITRNGMSCITEYAVMNN, from the coding sequence ATGGAAAGAATAAAATGTTTAATCATAGGCTCAGGCCCGGCGGGTTATACGGCTGCTATCTATGCTGCCAGGGCTGCATTACATCCGGTACAATATACCGGATTGCAGATAGGCGGGCAGCTAACGACTACAAATGAGGTAGATAATTTCCCGGGATATCCTGCCGGTGTGGGAGGAGTACAGCTGATGGAAGATCTTAAAGGTCAGGCGGAAAGATTTGGTACTGTTCTAAGAAACGATGAAATCGTACACATCGATTTTAATGATCGCCCCTTTAAAGTGACTACCAGCGCCGGAGAACAGCTGTTATCCGATACGATTATTATTGCTACCGGCGCCACAGCAAAATGGTTAGGGCTACCCGGTGAAACGAAATATTTTGGGGCGGGCGTTTCTGCCTGCGCTACCTGCGATGGTTATTTTTACCGGAATAAAGAGGTGGTAGTGGTAGGCGGTGGAGATACAGCGATTGAAGAGGCTACCTTTTTATCGCATCTGGCCAGCAAAGTATATTTACTGGTGAGAAAGGATACTTTCAGGGCTTCGCAGATCATGCAGGACCGGCTGGAAAATATAGACAACATCACTGTGTTATACAACACTACCTTGACCGATGTACTAGGCGATAATCAACTGGTAACCGACGCCCGTATCTACAATAGCAGCCGGAATCAGGAAGATGTTTTAGCGGTGCAGGGGATATTTATTGCCATCGGGCATACGCCGAATACAAAAATCTTTGCTTCCGATCTTTTACTGGACGCCAATGGATATATCAGCACAATACCAGGTACTACAAAAACCAGTATTCCGGGCGTATTTGCCTGTGGTGATGTACAGGATAGTGAATACCGGCAGGCGGTTACGGCTGCAGGCTCCGGATGTATGGCGGCTATAGATGCGGAACGTTATCTCTCTTCCCGCGTCAGTAAAAATGGTATTTTCTGTGTGGAACCGAATGTAGGTATCTCAACTATTATTACCAGGAACGGCATGAGTTGTATAACGGAGTATGCTGTTATGAACAATTAA
- a CDS encoding NAD(P)/FAD-dependent oxidoreductase translates to MITRRNFLVRNSLLSAALAVPGVLMSFAKPEENADHTFDVIIVGGSYAGLAAAMALGRSLRKVLIIDSGLPCNRQTPHSHNFLTQDGVPPKEIAAKGREQVQHYDTVSFYESVAVQAKKKGEIFELTTQSGRVFSARKLLFATGLKDLMPPIPGFAECWGISILHCPYCHGYEVKGLATGIWANGDMAVHYAPLVANLTKQVFIFTDGAATFSEDQAQLIRKNNIHIVEQQVKALIHDNGQLSGIHLQDGAVYPIRALYARPAFEQHCKIPLEMGCALTEQGLLKLDNFQQTTIPGVYACGDNSAMRAVATAVATGTGAGAAINLALSTADFNLKK, encoded by the coding sequence ATGATTACGCGAAGAAATTTTTTAGTACGAAATAGCCTGTTATCGGCTGCGCTGGCAGTACCTGGTGTGTTGATGTCTTTCGCGAAACCGGAAGAAAATGCAGATCATACTTTTGATGTGATTATAGTAGGAGGGAGTTATGCCGGGCTTGCTGCGGCGATGGCATTAGGCCGTTCTTTGAGAAAGGTACTGATCATTGACAGTGGATTGCCTTGTAACAGACAAACGCCTCACTCGCATAATTTTCTTACGCAGGATGGGGTACCGCCAAAGGAGATTGCGGCAAAAGGCCGGGAACAGGTGCAGCATTACGATACCGTGTCGTTCTACGAATCGGTAGCGGTACAGGCAAAAAAGAAAGGAGAAATATTTGAGCTGACCACACAATCAGGACGGGTATTCTCCGCCAGAAAATTATTGTTCGCCACCGGGTTGAAAGACCTGATGCCGCCTATCCCGGGATTTGCGGAATGCTGGGGCATATCCATTTTGCATTGTCCCTATTGTCATGGGTACGAAGTAAAAGGACTGGCAACCGGTATATGGGCAAATGGCGATATGGCTGTTCACTATGCCCCGCTGGTAGCTAACCTGACCAAACAGGTATTCATTTTTACCGATGGCGCAGCTACATTCAGTGAAGACCAGGCGCAATTGATCCGTAAAAATAATATCCATATTGTGGAACAACAGGTAAAAGCCCTGATACATGATAATGGTCAATTGTCGGGTATCCATTTACAGGATGGAGCGGTGTATCCGATACGGGCACTTTATGCCCGACCTGCTTTTGAACAGCATTGCAAAATTCCACTGGAAATGGGATGCGCACTGACGGAACAGGGACTGTTGAAGCTGGATAATTTTCAGCAGACGACCATTCCCGGGGTATATGCGTGTGGCGATAATTCGGCGATGCGTGCGGTGGCTACTGCTGTTGCGACAGGTACCGGCGCTGGTGCAGCTATCAATCTGGCTTTATCAACAGCAGATTTTAATCTTAAAAAATAG
- a CDS encoding DUF2938 domain-containing protein, with protein sequence MNIYFELIAFSLIIGIGATVIMDIYAIVLKRLFNIPSLDYALLGRWIGHFKNGIFFHKTIIQAEKIRYERTIGWIAHYSIGISFACLLLLIWGTGWAYHPTLLPALAIGILTTVAPFFLMQPAFGFGIAAAKTPHPAIARFRSLKTHTIYGIGLYLAALLLSRVMA encoded by the coding sequence ATGAATATATATTTTGAACTCATAGCTTTTTCATTGATCATTGGTATTGGTGCTACCGTGATCATGGATATTTATGCCATCGTGCTCAAACGCTTATTTAATATTCCTTCCCTGGATTATGCGTTGTTAGGGCGTTGGATCGGACATTTTAAAAATGGGATATTTTTCCATAAAACCATTATACAGGCAGAGAAGATCCGGTACGAACGTACTATCGGATGGATAGCGCATTATTCCATCGGTATCTCTTTTGCATGTTTACTGTTACTGATCTGGGGAACCGGCTGGGCATATCATCCCACGCTTTTGCCTGCTCTGGCTATTGGCATTTTAACGACTGTAGCTCCTTTCTTCCTGATGCAGCCGGCATTTGGTTTTGGTATTGCCGCGGCAAAAACACCCCATCCCGCTATAGCAAGATTCAGGAGTTTGAAAACGCATACCATTTATGGAATTGGTTTGTATCTGGCGGCATTGTTGCTGAGCAGGGTGATGGCATAA